The Hymenobacter sp. GOD-10R genome includes a window with the following:
- a CDS encoding beta-L-arabinofuranosidase domain-containing protein: MNNWHLGRSTFDVQRYAKRELRATTFWPAPEPLSKRLFNLQFCLPPRYYTMNQFLKRSYLVPALLGLLSTSTLAQTYLPTPGDKRMKVQPKVPVKAYAFDLAQVKLLDGPFKQAEQADVTYLLKIEPDRLLADFREHSGLTAKGKRYGGWESSELAGHTLGHYLSACALGYASTGKPEFKQRVDYIVAQLDECQKARKTGYVGAIPNEDKLWAEVASGTIRSRGFDLNGAWSPWYTVHKIMAGLLDAYLYCDNKTALTVNQGLADWTGNTIKGLDEAKMQEMMVCEYGGMAETLANTYALSGDKKYLDLSYRFYDKKVLDPLAARTDILPGKHSNTQIPKAIASARRYELTGDQKDAAIADFFWKTVTDNHSYATGGNSNYEYLGEPRKLNDKLSENTTETCNTYNMLKLTQHLFAQQPSAKLMDYYEKGLYNHILASQNHATGMTTYFVPLRMGGRKTYSDEFNTFTCCVGSGMENHVKYAENIYFQGADGSVYVNLFIPSELAWKEKGLTLRQESQLPAKDQVTFTLAATKPRAFKLRLRQPKWTKNPQVRVNGKVVAVAPDAEGYLVLDRKWRNQDRVELTLPADFYTEALPDNPDRRAMFYGPTLLAGVLGNTEPEPITGVPVLVTANNNPNQWVKATDAAQLRFQTAGLGTPHDVPLMPFNQTGDEYYTVYWDVFTPDKWATQQRVYEAARKQQQELEARTVDVLRVGEMQPERDHLFTITEKAETGEEHGRKWRMVNEGGNMAFTLKVSPNTPNTLMLTYWGMDNRGRVFDVLVDGEKIATEDLNKYKESRFYDVSYAIPPALTKGKQQVKVTFQAKQNNSAGPVYGIRNVRQ; the protein is encoded by the coding sequence TTGAACAACTGGCACCTAGGTCGTTCAACGTTTGACGTTCAACGGTACGCGAAGCGGGAGCTTCGCGCTACGACGTTCTGGCCTGCCCCCGAACCACTCAGCAAGCGTCTCTTCAACTTACAATTCTGCCTCCCACCCCGCTACTACACCATGAACCAGTTCCTGAAACGCTCCTACCTTGTACCTGCACTGCTCGGCTTACTGAGCACCAGCACGTTGGCCCAAACATACCTGCCCACGCCCGGCGATAAACGGATGAAGGTGCAGCCGAAAGTACCCGTGAAAGCCTACGCCTTCGACCTAGCGCAGGTGAAACTACTCGACGGGCCGTTCAAGCAAGCGGAGCAGGCCGACGTGACGTACCTGCTGAAGATCGAGCCCGACCGGCTGCTGGCTGATTTTCGGGAGCATAGTGGGTTGACGGCCAAGGGCAAGCGCTACGGCGGCTGGGAGTCGTCGGAGTTGGCGGGGCACACGCTGGGGCACTACTTGTCGGCATGCGCGCTGGGCTACGCTTCTACCGGTAAGCCAGAATTTAAGCAGCGAGTCGACTACATCGTGGCGCAGCTGGATGAGTGCCAGAAGGCGCGTAAAACGGGGTACGTAGGGGCTATTCCTAACGAGGACAAACTGTGGGCGGAGGTAGCCAGCGGTACCATTCGCTCCCGCGGCTTCGACCTAAATGGAGCCTGGTCACCGTGGTACACCGTGCACAAGATCATGGCTGGCTTGCTCGACGCTTATCTGTATTGCGATAACAAAACGGCCCTCACCGTCAACCAAGGCCTAGCCGACTGGACTGGCAACACCATCAAAGGCCTCGACGAAGCCAAGATGCAAGAAATGATGGTGTGCGAGTACGGCGGCATGGCTGAAACGCTCGCCAACACCTACGCGCTGAGCGGCGACAAAAAATACCTCGACCTTTCGTACCGCTTCTACGACAAGAAAGTCCTCGACCCACTGGCCGCCCGCACCGACATCTTGCCCGGCAAGCACTCCAACACCCAGATTCCGAAGGCCATTGCCAGCGCCCGCCGCTACGAACTGACCGGCGATCAGAAGGACGCTGCCATTGCCGACTTCTTCTGGAAAACGGTGACCGACAACCACTCCTACGCCACCGGTGGCAACAGCAACTACGAGTACCTAGGGGAGCCGCGCAAGCTCAATGACAAGCTCAGCGAGAACACCACCGAGACCTGCAACACCTACAACATGCTGAAGCTCACCCAGCATTTGTTTGCTCAGCAGCCTTCGGCCAAGCTGATGGATTACTACGAGAAAGGCCTGTACAACCATATCCTGGCCTCGCAGAACCACGCCACCGGCATGACGACCTACTTCGTGCCCCTGCGCATGGGTGGCCGCAAAACCTACAGCGACGAGTTCAACACCTTCACCTGCTGCGTGGGCTCGGGCATGGAAAACCACGTGAAGTATGCCGAGAACATCTACTTCCAGGGAGCCGACGGCAGCGTGTACGTCAACTTGTTCATCCCGTCGGAGCTAGCTTGGAAGGAGAAAGGCCTGACGCTGCGCCAGGAAAGTCAGCTGCCGGCCAAAGACCAAGTGACGTTTACCCTCGCTGCCACCAAGCCGCGCGCCTTTAAGCTGCGCCTACGTCAGCCCAAGTGGACTAAGAACCCGCAGGTGCGCGTAAATGGCAAAGTAGTAGCCGTAGCACCCGATGCCGAAGGCTACCTCGTACTCGACCGCAAGTGGAGAAACCAGGACCGCGTGGAGCTGACCTTGCCCGCCGACTTCTACACCGAAGCCCTACCCGACAACCCCGACCGCCGCGCCATGTTCTATGGCCCCACGCTGCTAGCCGGAGTGCTCGGCAACACTGAACCCGAGCCCATAACCGGCGTGCCCGTGCTCGTAACGGCCAACAACAACCCCAATCAGTGGGTGAAAGCCACCGATGCCGCGCAGCTCCGCTTCCAAACCGCCGGCCTAGGTACACCTCATGATGTGCCGCTGATGCCGTTCAACCAAACCGGCGACGAGTACTACACGGTGTACTGGGACGTGTTTACGCCCGACAAGTGGGCCACCCAGCAGCGCGTGTATGAAGCCGCCCGCAAGCAGCAGCAAGAGCTAGAAGCCCGCACCGTGGATGTGCTGCGCGTGGGCGAGATGCAGCCCGAGCGGGACCACCTGTTCACCATCACCGAGAAAGCCGAAACCGGCGAGGAGCACGGCCGCAAGTGGCGCATGGTCAACGAAGGTGGCAACATGGCCTTCACCCTGAAAGTCTCCCCCAACACGCCTAACACGTTGATGCTTACCTACTGGGGCATGGATAACCGCGGCCGCGTGTTCGATGTGTTGGTTGATGGCGAAAAGATTGCCACCGAAGACCTCAACAAGTACAAGGAAAGCCGCTTCTACGATGTCTCCTACGCTATTCCGCCCGCCCTCACCAAAGGCAAACAGCAGGTAAAAGTGACTTTCCAAGCCAAACAAAACAACAGCGCCGGCCCCGTGTACGGCATTCGCAACGTGCGGCAGTAA
- a CDS encoding S9 family peptidase yields the protein MAFSTLARAAYLLTLTLSVLHTEPSSAQGGQLADYQRSNALHKQLYRTAYHIPTQVSWQPDSKAVYYAMYTPKGQEFWQAAQGSTAPQPAFEPSPLASKLSAALKQPVTPYQLPLSNVRFTTTSAGLLVNFTAGPAEWEYAPATTMLRQTRKLPEARYWNQRDDHDEAGKLVYSPDSVWVAFVKDYNVYLRSVKTKEETPLSFDGSAGDYYSSELQWAPDSKKLVGVRIRRNTPHTLYLVRSSPTDQLQPKLETRPYLKPGDALPLHQPSLFLVAEKKQMQLPLTLFAQQYNISRPTWRKDSHAFTFEYNERGHQLYRVLEADATTGQVRTLIEERSPTFISYSGKLFRHDVADGKEIIWMSERDGWNHLYRYDGRMGKVKNQITKGPWVVRQVVHVDEAKRTILFAASGRDAGQDPYLLHYYSIDFDGKHLTDLTPENANHAATFSPDYQRFVDVYSRVDLPSVTVLRDAANGKVLQTLERADLSAWQQAHWQTPEVFSAKGRDGKTDIWGIIVRPTNFDPARKYPVIENIYAGPHDSFVPKSFMNNNLGMHELAELGFVVVQIDGMGTSNRSKAFHDVCWKNLKDAGFPDRIKWLEAAAQRYPALDLTRVGIYGTSAGGQSAAGALLFHPEFYKVGVASCGCHDNRMDKMWWNEQWMGYPIGPQYAECSNVTHADQLRGRLLLLVGEMDDNVDPSSTYQFADALIKANKDFELVMLPNLGHTTGGEFGERKRRDFFVRHLLHQSPPEWSELPTP from the coding sequence ATGGCCTTCTCTACGCTTGCCCGTGCAGCCTACCTGCTGACCTTGACTCTAAGTGTGCTACACACCGAGCCTAGCTCGGCTCAAGGCGGGCAGCTAGCCGACTATCAGCGGAGCAATGCGTTGCACAAGCAGCTTTACCGTACAGCGTACCACATTCCAACGCAAGTCAGTTGGCAGCCCGATAGCAAGGCGGTGTACTACGCCATGTACACGCCAAAAGGCCAAGAGTTCTGGCAAGCGGCCCAGGGCAGCACCGCGCCCCAGCCCGCCTTCGAACCTAGCCCTTTGGCCTCAAAGCTCAGTGCGGCCCTGAAGCAGCCCGTGACGCCTTACCAATTACCGCTCAGCAACGTGCGCTTCACTACCACGTCAGCCGGCTTGTTGGTGAACTTCACCGCCGGTCCGGCCGAGTGGGAATACGCCCCGGCCACCACTATGCTGCGCCAAACGCGTAAGCTGCCGGAAGCTAGGTATTGGAACCAGCGCGACGACCACGATGAAGCGGGCAAGCTGGTGTACTCGCCTGATAGCGTGTGGGTGGCGTTTGTAAAAGACTACAACGTGTACCTGCGTTCGGTGAAGACGAAGGAGGAAACGCCGCTCAGCTTCGACGGCTCGGCGGGCGATTATTACTCCAGCGAGTTGCAGTGGGCGCCCGATTCGAAGAAGCTGGTGGGCGTGCGCATTCGGCGCAACACGCCGCACACCTTGTACCTAGTGCGCTCCTCGCCGACTGATCAGCTGCAACCCAAGCTTGAAACCCGCCCCTACCTCAAGCCCGGCGATGCGTTGCCCCTGCACCAACCTAGCTTGTTTCTGGTGGCCGAGAAAAAGCAGATGCAGTTGCCGCTCACGCTGTTTGCGCAGCAGTACAACATCTCGCGCCCAACCTGGCGCAAGGATAGCCACGCCTTCACTTTTGAGTACAACGAACGCGGGCACCAACTGTACCGCGTACTAGAAGCCGACGCTACCACCGGCCAAGTGCGGACGCTGATTGAGGAACGCAGCCCCACGTTCATCTCCTACAGCGGCAAGCTGTTCCGCCACGACGTAGCCGACGGCAAGGAAATCATCTGGATGTCGGAGCGCGACGGTTGGAACCACCTCTACCGCTACGACGGGCGCATGGGCAAGGTCAAGAACCAGATAACCAAAGGGCCGTGGGTGGTGCGCCAAGTGGTGCACGTGGATGAGGCCAAGCGCACCATTCTGTTTGCCGCCAGCGGCCGTGACGCCGGCCAGGACCCGTACCTGTTGCACTACTATAGCATAGACTTCGACGGCAAGCACCTTACGGACCTTACCCCCGAAAACGCCAACCACGCCGCCACGTTTTCGCCTGATTACCAGCGTTTCGTAGATGTGTACTCGCGTGTGGATTTGCCTTCCGTAACGGTGCTGCGCGATGCCGCTAACGGTAAGGTGTTGCAAACCTTAGAGCGCGCCGACCTGAGTGCTTGGCAGCAAGCACATTGGCAAACGCCCGAAGTGTTCAGCGCCAAGGGCCGCGACGGCAAAACTGACATCTGGGGCATCATCGTGCGGCCCACCAACTTCGATCCGGCGCGCAAGTACCCAGTGATTGAGAACATCTACGCCGGGCCGCACGACTCGTTTGTGCCGAAGTCGTTCATGAACAACAACCTAGGCATGCACGAACTGGCGGAGCTAGGTTTCGTGGTGGTGCAAATCGACGGCATGGGCACCTCTAACCGCTCCAAGGCCTTCCACGATGTATGCTGGAAAAACCTGAAAGACGCCGGCTTCCCCGACCGTATCAAGTGGCTGGAGGCGGCCGCCCAGCGCTACCCCGCCCTCGACCTGACGCGGGTGGGCATCTACGGCACATCGGCGGGCGGACAGAGCGCGGCGGGCGCGCTGCTGTTTCACCCGGAGTTCTACAAAGTGGGCGTGGCCTCGTGCGGCTGCCACGACAACCGCATGGACAAGATGTGGTGGAACGAGCAGTGGATGGGCTACCCCATCGGGCCGCAGTACGCCGAGTGCTCCAACGTGACCCACGCCGACCAGCTCCGCGGCCGCCTGCTGCTCCTGGTGGGCGAAATGGACGACAACGTGGACCCCTCCTCTACCTACCAGTTTGCCGATGCTCTCATCAAAGCCAACAAAGACTTCGAGCTGGTGATGTTGCCCAACCTAGGCCACACCACCGGCGGCGAGTTTGGCGAACGGAAGCGCCGTGACTTTTTCGTGCGCCACCTGCTCCACCAATCCCCGCCCGAGTGGAGCGAGTTGCCTACGCCGTAA
- a CDS encoding glycoside hydrolase family 127 protein, with protein MRPSFAFSLLFLGLASAASAQKVAPPRDYPIQPVAFTQVHVHDQFWAPKMQTNADVTIPHTMQQCRQDGHLDNFRRAAGELPGDKLTQFPFDDTDVYKVIEGASYAMQVKKNPRMETYVDSLITLIGKAQEPDGYLYTFRTVKAAKPHEWIGTKRWEKEEDLSHELYNAGHLYEAAVAHYQATGKRTLLDIALKNADLLVHDFGPGKVEVYPGHQVVEIGLAKLYRVTGKQQYLDLAKFFLDVRGPKGNDYNQAAKRVVDQDAAVGHAVRATYMYSAMADVAALTGDPSYLKAIDAIWEDVVNHKLYITGGIGATGNGEAFGKPFELPNMSAYAETCASIANVYWNNRMFLLHGDAKYIDVLERTLYNGLIAGVSLSGDHFFYPNPLASMGQHQRGSWFACACCISNMTRFMASVPGYVYAQNADNLYVNLFMTSTSDVQLPSGKVNIEQKTNYPWDGQIDLAVNPQKRQDFALRVRIPGWAQQQPTPGNLYKFVDAAPQPITLSINGKPMQYTLDHGYAVLKRRWQKGDHVTLALPMTTEKVVASAQVKDDQGKFALQRGPVVYCLEGPDNTNGLVQNIIVDQKAPVEVAYQDNLLNGINLLTAAGSSSRRQLNSDQLLTSPQTVKAIPYYAWANRGPSDMTVWVPYEASAARPMPAPTIASRSKASSSLKNARTLKALADQYDPIDSKDANYPYLHWWPKKNTTEFVQYDFAEPATVSESKVYWFDDGPWGGCRIPASYKVYYQKDGQWVPVKNTTPYAIAKDKYNTVQFEPVRTTALKLEVQLPADNATGIHEWMVK; from the coding sequence ATGCGCCCATCTTTCGCTTTTAGCTTGCTGTTCCTAGGTCTGGCGAGTGCCGCCAGTGCGCAGAAGGTCGCGCCGCCGCGCGACTACCCGATTCAGCCGGTCGCCTTTACGCAGGTGCACGTGCACGACCAATTTTGGGCGCCCAAGATGCAGACCAACGCCGACGTGACCATTCCGCACACCATGCAGCAGTGCCGGCAAGATGGTCACCTCGACAACTTCCGGCGGGCGGCGGGTGAACTACCCGGCGACAAGCTCACGCAGTTCCCCTTCGACGACACCGACGTGTACAAGGTGATTGAAGGAGCCTCCTACGCCATGCAGGTGAAGAAAAATCCGCGCATGGAGACGTACGTCGATTCGCTGATTACGCTGATTGGCAAGGCGCAGGAACCGGATGGCTACCTCTATACCTTCCGCACAGTGAAAGCTGCCAAACCCCACGAGTGGATCGGGACGAAGCGCTGGGAGAAAGAAGAAGACCTTAGCCACGAGCTGTACAATGCGGGGCACCTGTACGAGGCCGCGGTGGCGCATTACCAGGCTACTGGCAAACGAACCCTGCTCGACATTGCCCTGAAAAACGCCGATTTGCTGGTACACGACTTCGGCCCTGGCAAAGTGGAAGTGTATCCTGGCCACCAAGTGGTCGAAATTGGGCTGGCCAAGCTCTACCGCGTCACCGGCAAGCAGCAGTACCTCGACCTAGCGAAGTTTTTCCTGGACGTACGCGGCCCCAAGGGCAACGATTACAACCAGGCCGCCAAGCGCGTGGTCGACCAAGATGCCGCCGTGGGCCACGCCGTGCGGGCCACCTACATGTACTCGGCCATGGCCGACGTGGCCGCCCTCACCGGCGACCCTAGCTACCTGAAAGCCATCGACGCCATTTGGGAGGACGTGGTGAACCATAAGCTCTACATCACGGGCGGCATCGGCGCGACCGGCAACGGTGAGGCGTTCGGGAAGCCTTTTGAGCTGCCCAATATGTCGGCTTACGCCGAAACATGCGCGTCCATTGCCAATGTGTACTGGAACAACCGCATGTTTTTGCTGCACGGCGACGCCAAGTACATCGATGTGCTGGAGCGCACTTTGTACAATGGTTTGATTGCGGGCGTGTCATTGAGCGGCGACCATTTCTTCTACCCTAATCCGCTGGCTTCCATGGGTCAGCACCAGCGCGGGTCGTGGTTTGCGTGCGCCTGCTGCATTTCCAACATGACGCGCTTTATGGCCTCGGTGCCGGGCTACGTGTACGCCCAAAACGCGGATAACCTGTACGTGAACCTGTTCATGACCAGCACCAGCGACGTGCAGCTGCCCTCGGGCAAGGTCAACATCGAGCAGAAAACCAACTACCCTTGGGACGGCCAGATCGACCTAGCCGTGAATCCGCAGAAGCGCCAGGATTTCGCCTTGCGCGTGCGCATTCCGGGTTGGGCCCAACAGCAACCCACGCCCGGCAACCTGTACAAGTTTGTGGACGCGGCGCCCCAGCCCATTACTTTGAGCATCAACGGCAAGCCGATGCAGTACACCCTTGACCACGGCTACGCGGTGCTGAAGCGGCGCTGGCAGAAAGGCGACCATGTGACCCTAGCTTTGCCAATGACGACCGAAAAGGTGGTGGCCAGCGCTCAGGTGAAAGACGACCAAGGCAAGTTTGCCCTACAGCGCGGACCAGTGGTGTACTGCCTCGAAGGCCCCGACAACACCAACGGCTTGGTGCAGAACATCATCGTGGATCAGAAGGCGCCAGTGGAAGTCGCCTACCAGGACAACCTGCTCAACGGCATCAACCTGCTGACGGCCGCGGGCAGCAGCTCGCGCCGCCAGCTCAACTCCGACCAGCTCCTGACCAGCCCACAAACGGTAAAAGCCATTCCGTACTACGCCTGGGCCAACCGCGGCCCCAGCGACATGACGGTGTGGGTGCCCTACGAAGCCTCGGCCGCTCGGCCCATGCCGGCGCCTACCATTGCCTCGCGCAGCAAAGCTAGCTCGTCGCTGAAAAACGCCAGAACCTTAAAGGCCCTCGCCGACCAGTACGACCCCATCGACTCCAAGGACGCCAACTACCCCTACCTGCACTGGTGGCCCAAGAAAAACACCACTGAGTTTGTGCAATACGACTTTGCCGAGCCCGCCACCGTGTCTGAGTCGAAGGTATATTGGTTTGATGACGGTCCGTGGGGCGGCTGCCGCATTCCGGCCAGCTACAAGGTTTATTACCAGAAAGATGGGCAGTGGGTGCCGGTGAAAAACACTACGCCTTATGCCATTGCGAAGGACAAATACAACACCGTGCAGTTTGAGCCAGTGCGCACCACCGCCCTCAAACTGGAAGTCCAACTTCCCGCCGACAACGCCACCGGCATTCACGAATGGATGGTGAAGTAG
- a CDS encoding M1 family metallopeptidase → MSLKKAFLLLACAGILGKAAAQTTAPLTFTRTDTLRGALTPLRTCYDLHYYHLDVKLDPARKFISGSNLFRFTATEDFTRLQFDLFANLAVDKVLYKGKSVPFTREANAVFVTFPQPIRKGTQDEFTVQYSGNPTEAKRAPWDGGLVFSQDKQGKPWVVSACQGIGASIWWPTKDHQADEVDSMLISVTVPQGLKDVSNGRLRKTTKLKGGDTRFDWFVANPINNYCVALNVGDYQHFGDTYQGENGKLTLDYWVLPENLAKAKQQFTANVKPMLKSMEHWFGPYPFYKDGYKLVEAPHLGMEHQSAVAYGNSFGNGYRGRDLSGTGWGNKWDFIIIHESGHEWFGNNITSKDLADMWVHESFTNYSESLFVENQFGKQAGQEYVHGTRLGIVNDGPIVGVFNLNNKGSGDMYPKGGNLLNMTRTIINDDEKWRQILRGLNKTFYHQTVNGTQVVDYISQQSGQDFTKIYDQYLRHTTIPTLEVRFEKGEALGRWVADVPGFAMPVRVRQKGGEYRFVTPTTAFKPLGIAGLTKDNLEVDTFNYYIGVLID, encoded by the coding sequence ATGTCCCTAAAAAAGGCTTTTCTGCTGCTGGCTTGCGCCGGAATACTGGGCAAGGCTGCCGCCCAAACGACCGCCCCGCTCACCTTTACGCGGACTGATACGCTACGCGGCGCCCTCACGCCCTTGCGCACCTGCTACGACCTCCACTACTACCACTTGGATGTGAAGCTGGATCCGGCCCGCAAGTTCATTAGCGGCTCCAACCTGTTTCGCTTTACGGCCACGGAAGATTTCACCCGGCTTCAGTTCGATTTGTTCGCGAACCTAGCTGTTGACAAGGTGCTGTATAAAGGCAAGTCGGTGCCGTTTACCCGCGAAGCCAACGCGGTGTTCGTCACCTTTCCGCAGCCGATTCGGAAAGGCACGCAGGATGAGTTTACGGTGCAGTACTCTGGCAACCCCACCGAAGCCAAGCGGGCGCCTTGGGATGGTGGCCTCGTGTTCAGCCAGGATAAGCAAGGCAAGCCGTGGGTCGTTTCGGCCTGCCAGGGCATTGGGGCAAGCATTTGGTGGCCCACCAAAGACCACCAAGCCGACGAAGTTGACAGCATGCTGATCAGTGTGACGGTGCCTCAGGGCCTGAAAGATGTATCGAACGGGCGGCTGCGCAAAACTACGAAGCTGAAAGGCGGTGATACCCGCTTCGATTGGTTTGTGGCTAATCCAATCAACAACTACTGCGTGGCTCTGAACGTGGGCGACTACCAGCACTTCGGCGACACCTACCAGGGCGAAAACGGCAAGCTCACGCTCGATTACTGGGTGTTGCCCGAGAACCTAGCCAAGGCCAAGCAGCAGTTCACCGCTAATGTGAAGCCCATGCTCAAGTCGATGGAGCATTGGTTTGGGCCGTACCCCTTCTACAAGGATGGCTATAAACTAGTGGAGGCGCCGCACCTCGGTATGGAGCACCAGAGCGCTGTGGCCTATGGCAATAGCTTCGGGAACGGCTACCGGGGCCGTGACTTGTCGGGTACGGGCTGGGGCAATAAGTGGGACTTCATTATCATCCACGAAAGCGGACACGAGTGGTTTGGCAACAACATCACCTCTAAGGACCTAGCTGATATGTGGGTGCACGAAAGCTTCACCAACTACTCGGAAAGCCTGTTTGTGGAAAACCAGTTTGGTAAGCAAGCCGGCCAAGAGTACGTGCACGGCACCCGCCTCGGCATCGTCAACGATGGGCCGATTGTGGGCGTGTTCAACCTGAACAACAAAGGCTCGGGGGATATGTACCCCAAGGGCGGCAACCTGCTAAACATGACGCGCACCATCATCAACGACGACGAGAAATGGCGCCAGATCCTGCGCGGCCTCAACAAAACGTTCTACCACCAAACTGTCAACGGCACGCAGGTCGTTGACTATATCAGCCAGCAGAGCGGACAGGATTTCACCAAAATCTATGATCAGTACCTGCGCCACACCACCATCCCGACGCTCGAAGTGCGCTTCGAGAAAGGGGAAGCCCTAGGTCGGTGGGTGGCCGACGTGCCTGGGTTTGCCATGCCGGTGAGGGTGCGCCAGAAGGGTGGCGAGTACCGCTTCGTTACGCCGACTACCGCTTTCAAACCCTTAGGAATTGCCGGGCTCACGAAAGACAATTTGGAGGTCGACACCTTTAACTATTACATCGGCGTGCTGATCGACTGA
- a CDS encoding NAD(P)/FAD-dependent oxidoreductase produces the protein MSNVVIVGGGIIGLFTAYYLEEAGFGVTVLDQGDLAQGCSTGNAGMIVPSHFVPLASPGMIGKGIKWMFSSKSPFYIHPRLDRRLVEWCLLFYRSATPKHVDRSIPYLKNLSLLSKSLYFDLAQQHPEAKLGLEEKGLLMLYKTAAIEHEEVEMAQLSNTVGIEANVLSRDEVRALEPDTNLDVRGAVHFTGDAHLDPAKLYSFLKNHLQARGVRLISQAEVLRFDHTGDTITHVITTQGDFACDDLVVCAGAWSGKVARQLGVRLPMLSGKGYSFMQTNQPAIRIPAILTEQKVAVTPFGGQVRFGGTMEITDTDVSINRKRVQGIFESIQRYYGDFTPVAPDPQTVWSGLRPCSPDGLPYIGPTAKWRNVLFGTGHSMMGISLAPGTGKLLAEQLRDQKTSLLMDAFSPDRYS, from the coding sequence ATGAGCAACGTAGTAATTGTCGGGGGCGGCATCATCGGCTTATTCACAGCCTATTACCTAGAGGAAGCCGGCTTCGGCGTGACCGTGCTCGACCAAGGCGACCTAGCCCAGGGCTGCTCCACCGGCAACGCGGGCATGATCGTACCGAGCCACTTCGTGCCCCTAGCCTCGCCCGGCATGATCGGCAAGGGCATCAAGTGGATGTTTTCTTCTAAAAGCCCCTTCTACATTCACCCCCGCCTCGACCGCCGATTGGTGGAGTGGTGCCTGCTATTTTATCGCTCGGCCACGCCCAAGCACGTCGACCGCAGCATTCCCTACCTCAAAAACCTGAGTTTGCTCAGCAAGAGCCTGTACTTCGATCTAGCTCAGCAGCACCCCGAAGCGAAGCTAGGTTTGGAAGAAAAAGGCTTGCTCATGCTCTACAAAACGGCCGCCATCGAGCACGAGGAAGTGGAAATGGCGCAGCTTTCCAACACGGTCGGCATCGAAGCCAACGTGTTGTCGCGCGACGAAGTGCGGGCCCTGGAACCCGACACCAACCTCGACGTACGCGGGGCTGTGCACTTCACCGGCGACGCTCACCTCGATCCGGCCAAGCTTTACAGCTTCCTCAAAAACCACCTGCAAGCCCGTGGTGTGCGGTTGATTTCGCAGGCCGAAGTGCTGCGCTTCGACCACACGGGCGACACCATCACGCACGTCATCACCACGCAGGGCGACTTCGCCTGCGACGACCTCGTAGTATGCGCCGGGGCTTGGTCGGGCAAGGTGGCGCGCCAGCTGGGCGTGCGCCTGCCCATGCTCTCGGGGAAGGGTTACAGCTTCATGCAAACCAACCAGCCTGCCATCCGCATCCCGGCCATTCTCACCGAGCAGAAAGTAGCCGTAACGCCCTTCGGCGGGCAAGTGCGGTTTGGGGGCACCATGGAAATCACCGACACCGATGTGAGCATCAACCGCAAGCGGGTGCAGGGCATCTTCGAGTCGATTCAGCGCTACTACGGCGATTTTACGCCCGTGGCACCCGACCCACAAACGGTGTGGAGCGGCCTGCGCCCCTGCTCGCCCGACGGCCTGCCCTACATCGGCCCGACGGCAAAGTGGCGCAATGTGCTGTTCGGCACCGGCCACAGCATGATGGGCATCAGCCTAGCACCCGGCACCGGCAAGCTTCTCGCCGAGCAACTGCGCGACCAGAAAACCAGCCTGCTGATGGATGCCTTCTCGCCCGACCGGTACAGCTAG